In Mytilus edulis chromosome 7, xbMytEdul2.2, whole genome shotgun sequence, a single genomic region encodes these proteins:
- the LOC139529918 gene encoding soma ferritin-like, whose translation MSQTQPRQNFHAETEAGINKQINVELHASYIYQSMAYYFDRDDVALPGFHSFFAKQSKQKRCEAEKLMDYQNKRGGRIVLQDVQKPEKDEWKTGLDAVQTSISLEKKVNEAILALHKISCTQGDAHFEDFLEDHFLSQQVEILKILSDYATRLKNVGPGLGEYMFDKDLSD comes from the exons ATGTCTCAGACACAACCTAGGCAAAACTTTCATGCTGAAACTGAGGCGGGAATTAACAAGCAGATAAATGTCGAACTGCATGCGTCCTATATTTATCAGTCAATG GCATATTACTTTGACAGAGATGATGTAGCACTTCCAGGTTTCCATAGTTTTTTTGCTAAACAGTCCAAACAGAAGAGATGTGAGGCAGAAAAGTTGATGGATTATCAAAATAAACGAGGAGGAAGAATTGTTCTGCAGGATGTTCAG AAACCAGAGAAAGATGAATGGAAAACTGGTTTGGATGCAGTGCAGACATCGATAAGTCTGGAGAAAAAGGTCAATGAGGCTATTCTGGCTCTGCACAAGATTTCCTGTACACAGGGTGATGCACAT tttgaaGATTTCCTTGAAGACCACTTCCTTAGTCAACAAGTGGAAATACTGAAGATATTGTCAGATTATGCGACCAGACTAAAGAATGTCGGCCCAGGACTCGGAGAATACATGTTTGACAAAGATCTGTCTGACTAA